Proteins from a single region of Candidatus Saccharibacteria bacterium:
- a CDS encoding carboxypeptidase regulatory-like domain-containing protein — protein sequence MTENEQPEIEETHAPETHLSVAKKNSFKERMGRFFGSKKGKVVSVLVALVVIAGVIYAIPASRYAIAGSFIKRNVHIAVTDSTTQKPVSDAELVLGSFTAKTDANGVVDISNVPAGEYTLRVTKAYYTDMNQAYEVPVFGEAKEVKASLVATGRQVVVSVTNKITKAALMGATVSVGGITSVTNDKGIATMVLPADKDTFDGKVMRDGYNEATVKVKASDQSDANVFTATPSGSLFYLSKKSGKIDVMKSNLDGSGATVIVKGTGNESDNDTRLFPSSDWRYLMLSARRDTSFKGQLYLVDTKTNSLTLVDKGSDSSFSPVGWSDHTFVYSIYRNSKRNWESGRYAIKSYDINTSKIVSIAESQGSGTQVKYEYERLDGPIIVDGKLAYSISWERGEAMYSKTTKKNAVVTVNIDGTNKVKIKEFSMNYYGNVQLRYMSPVKFSIQASSDNKANQYFQYDSGNVSTLNTTDETYWDTSYPLRRTSPDGEKTLWYEARDGKNSIFLGNSAGAAGKEIATESDYTVFGWYSDDYILLTKNSSELYIAAVNKAEDGMTTPVKVANYHKAAGYWGYGGQ from the coding sequence ATGACCGAAAACGAACAGCCAGAAATCGAAGAAACCCACGCGCCAGAGACTCATCTGAGCGTTGCAAAGAAAAACTCATTCAAAGAGCGGATGGGGCGATTTTTCGGGTCTAAAAAAGGCAAAGTTGTTTCGGTTTTGGTTGCTTTGGTGGTCATTGCTGGCGTGATTTATGCTATTCCTGCGTCTCGTTATGCAATTGCCGGATCGTTTATTAAACGGAATGTTCATATTGCAGTTACCGATTCGACGACTCAAAAGCCTGTTAGCGACGCCGAATTAGTGCTCGGGAGTTTTACAGCGAAGACCGATGCGAACGGAGTTGTTGATATCTCGAATGTCCCTGCGGGCGAGTATACTTTGCGAGTGACGAAGGCGTATTACACCGACATGAACCAGGCCTACGAGGTGCCGGTATTTGGTGAGGCTAAAGAAGTAAAGGCATCACTTGTCGCTACGGGGCGCCAGGTGGTTGTGAGTGTAACGAATAAAATCACAAAAGCAGCGCTAATGGGCGCGACCGTATCTGTTGGCGGTATTACATCTGTCACTAACGACAAGGGTATTGCCACGATGGTATTGCCAGCAGACAAAGACACTTTCGACGGCAAAGTGATGCGCGATGGCTATAATGAAGCGACAGTTAAAGTAAAGGCGAGCGACCAATCAGACGCAAATGTCTTTACAGCTACCCCTAGCGGATCGCTTTTTTACCTCAGTAAAAAATCTGGAAAGATTGATGTCATGAAATCGAACCTTGACGGTAGTGGCGCGACCGTGATCGTTAAAGGTACTGGGAACGAATCAGATAATGACACTCGCCTCTTCCCATCATCGGACTGGCGATATCTCATGCTTTCAGCGCGACGCGACACAAGTTTTAAAGGACAATTATATCTTGTCGATACAAAGACAAATTCTTTGACACTTGTTGATAAAGGGAGTGATTCGTCGTTTAGTCCGGTAGGATGGTCGGATCATACTTTCGTCTACAGTATTTATCGTAATAGCAAGCGGAATTGGGAGAGCGGACGCTATGCAATTAAGAGCTACGATATAAATACGTCAAAGATCGTAAGTATTGCAGAATCTCAGGGTTCTGGCACGCAGGTAAAGTACGAGTACGAGCGGCTCGATGGACCAATTATCGTAGACGGTAAACTGGCATACTCGATATCTTGGGAGCGTGGCGAGGCAATGTATTCAAAAACCACTAAAAAGAATGCCGTCGTCACCGTAAATATTGACGGCACGAACAAGGTTAAAATCAAAGAGTTCTCAATGAATTATTACGGAAACGTACAACTGCGCTACATGTCGCCGGTTAAGTTTAGTATCCAAGCTTCTTCTGATAATAAAGCTAATCAATACTTTCAATACGATAGCGGCAACGTATCAACGCTAAACACCACAGACGAGACATACTGGGATACAAGCTATCCGCTTCGACGAACCTCTCCTGACGGCGAGAAAACCTTGTGGTATGAGGCACGAGACGGCAAAAACAGTATCTTTTTAGGAAATAGTGCTGGTGCTGCTGGCAAGGAGATCGCTACAGAGTCAGACTATACAGTGTTTGGCTGGTATAGTGACGATTACATTTTACTAACGAAAAACAGTAGTGAATTATATATCGCGGCCGTAAACAAAGCAGAGGATGGCATGACAACACCTGTTAAGGTAGCAAATTATCACAAGGCGGCGGGCTACTGGGGGTACGGCGGCCAATAG
- a CDS encoding glycosyltransferase translates to MPAPKIAIVAEFLIVMGGAERVVYELHNAFPDAPIYTAIYDEDRVLPEFKKLDVRTTWLQKLPKKIRKMYKLFPTLQVKAFQDLDLSEFDIIITSSYLNANQIRKTRKDQVIISYCHTPARYYWSHYEEYKKNPGYGKLDPIIRLLIPLFVPHQRKLDYEAAQKVDVFIANSTETQKRIKQYYGKPATVVHPPVDVDRFEPARERGDYYMTMGRQLPYKRYDLVVAACTKLGIPLKVFGNGPAHGQLEAIAGPTVSFYTDRFGDASDAELEKALNHAKGWMYAAEEDFGIVQVEALAAGAPVITYGKAGALDIVQDGESGILFYEQSVNAIAEAIQKAEQTTFLPGTLRRKAKRFDKGLFITKIRKIVSDNSR, encoded by the coding sequence ATGCCAGCACCTAAGATTGCTATTGTTGCTGAGTTTTTAATTGTTATGGGCGGAGCCGAACGCGTCGTTTACGAACTGCACAATGCATTTCCTGATGCACCTATTTATACCGCCATTTACGACGAAGATCGCGTACTGCCAGAGTTTAAAAAGCTGGATGTCCGCACAACCTGGCTACAAAAATTGCCTAAAAAAATCCGCAAAATGTACAAGCTTTTCCCTACACTTCAGGTAAAAGCGTTCCAAGATCTCGACCTTAGCGAGTTTGATATTATTATTACCAGCTCGTACTTAAACGCAAACCAAATACGCAAAACCCGTAAAGACCAAGTAATTATCTCGTACTGTCACACCCCTGCGCGCTACTACTGGAGCCACTACGAGGAGTACAAAAAGAACCCTGGCTATGGCAAACTCGACCCTATCATTCGCCTGCTTATTCCGCTGTTCGTACCACACCAGCGCAAACTAGACTACGAAGCCGCGCAAAAAGTAGACGTCTTTATCGCCAACTCTACCGAGACGCAAAAGCGTATTAAACAGTATTACGGCAAGCCAGCAACGGTCGTTCACCCGCCGGTAGATGTCGATAGGTTCGAACCCGCCCGCGAGCGTGGTGATTACTATATGACCATGGGCAGACAGCTCCCCTACAAGCGCTACGACCTTGTGGTTGCTGCATGTACAAAGCTTGGCATCCCGCTTAAAGTCTTTGGCAACGGTCCCGCACACGGCCAGTTAGAGGCCATAGCAGGCCCTACTGTATCGTTTTATACCGATAGGTTTGGCGACGCATCAGACGCCGAGCTTGAAAAAGCACTCAATCACGCCAAGGGCTGGATGTATGCCGCCGAAGAAGATTTTGGAATCGTACAGGTAGAAGCACTTGCCGCTGGCGCACCCGTTATTACCTATGGAAAAGCAGGGGCACTTGATATCGTGCAAGACGGTGAAAGCGGCATATTGTTTTACGAGCAAAGCGTTAACGCTATTGCTGAGGCAATACAAAAGGCCGAGCAGACAACGTTCCTACCCGGCACTTTGCGCCGAAAAGCCAAGCGATTCGACAAGGGATTATTTATTACAAAAATCCGCAAAATAGTTAGCGACAACAGCCGCTAA
- a CDS encoding sugar transferase encodes MPSKNTKFYSLILVAADFLVLLGAFTIAYVLRVQYDPRPLLTQVYAYQYLLNFLFLVPFWILTFATLGLYQSNTYNRRLVEWGKIAIGTVIGILIVIGWEYFSGQHLFPARLVAVYALIGSFSLILIERELLRLTRSMLFYFGHGTSRVLVIGDSDATRDIADSLSNTYRSGYKIVAIAGPKSVLPPGLDVKHFSSVDRALEQIKQLRITTIIQTDLYASAERNQRILGAAQVNHISYSFIPGEGEFYSGKNTVDVFLGYPMISVSQTPLVGWGAIAKQVFDVIVSFLLIVVLSPLFAVLIILQKILNPGPIFYVSKRLSKFSEPVRLIKFRSMSAKYGKRDAAIEFREMGREDLAQEYEKNRKVVHDPRITKFGQFLRVTSLDELPQLFNVIKGDLSLVGPRPILPQETKFSPNRTALLHSVKSGVTGLWQVSGRSNLSFDERIELELFYAQNWSFWLDIKILFKTVAVVFRKRGAK; translated from the coding sequence ATGCCATCAAAGAATACAAAGTTCTATAGTCTTATCCTTGTTGCTGCCGATTTTCTTGTGCTGCTTGGCGCTTTTACGATTGCCTATGTTTTACGAGTACAGTACGATCCTCGCCCGCTTCTTACACAGGTATACGCCTACCAATACCTGCTAAACTTTCTTTTTCTCGTTCCATTCTGGATACTCACCTTTGCAACCCTTGGCCTTTACCAGTCCAACACGTACAACCGTCGTCTTGTCGAATGGGGTAAAATCGCCATTGGTACTGTTATCGGTATTCTTATCGTTATTGGCTGGGAATATTTTAGCGGCCAGCACCTGTTTCCAGCGAGGCTTGTCGCCGTTTATGCACTTATTGGGTCGTTCAGCCTCATACTTATAGAGCGTGAGCTGCTTCGCCTTACGCGCAGCATGCTGTTTTATTTTGGCCATGGCACCAGCCGGGTGCTTGTTATTGGCGATAGCGATGCCACGCGCGACATTGCCGACAGCCTGTCCAACACCTACCGTAGTGGCTACAAAATCGTTGCCATTGCTGGCCCAAAAAGCGTGTTACCGCCCGGCCTCGACGTAAAACATTTTTCATCTGTTGATAGGGCGCTTGAACAAATCAAACAACTTCGCATCACTACTATCATTCAGACCGATCTCTATGCATCGGCAGAGCGCAACCAGCGAATTTTGGGTGCAGCACAGGTAAATCATATCAGTTACAGCTTTATTCCGGGTGAGGGCGAGTTTTATTCCGGTAAAAACACCGTCGACGTATTCCTTGGCTACCCTATGATTTCGGTCAGCCAAACGCCGCTAGTGGGTTGGGGTGCAATCGCCAAACAGGTGTTCGATGTGATCGTGTCGTTCCTTCTCATTGTTGTTTTGTCGCCGCTTTTCGCCGTGCTTATTATTCTGCAAAAAATCCTCAATCCTGGACCTATCTTTTATGTCAGTAAGCGACTAAGCAAGTTCTCCGAACCCGTACGCCTGATAAAATTCCGCAGCATGAGCGCAAAGTACGGCAAGCGCGACGCCGCTATTGAGTTCCGCGAAATGGGCCGCGAGGACTTGGCGCAGGAGTACGAAAAAAACCGCAAGGTTGTACACGATCCACGCATCACCAAGTTTGGCCAGTTCCTCCGCGTAACATCGCTCGACGAATTACCACAACTCTTCAATGTCATAAAAGGCGACCTAAGCCTTGTTGGACCTCGCCCTATCTTGCCGCAAGAAACAAAGTTTTCACCCAACCGCACCGCGCTATTACACAGTGTTAAGTCGGGTGTTACCGGCCTATGGCAAGTGTCCGGGCGAAGCAACCTATCGTTCGACGAACGTATTGAACTAGAGCTTTTTTACGCACAAAACTGGAGCTTCTGGCTGGATATTAAAATCCTGTTCAAAACCGTCGCTGTCGTATTTCGTAAAAGAGGTGCCAAATAA